The following are from one region of the Brienomyrus brachyistius isolate T26 chromosome 13, BBRACH_0.4, whole genome shotgun sequence genome:
- the LOC125705864 gene encoding hatching enzyme 1.2-like produces the protein MLSAAGVTLLFSALVVVNCYVIKKVPYEEIRHAKHVNISQDDEFTLSTLIEKANKNLGQGLDEPIVKFGDISIPTGFQNADPCTSRGCKWQKKSDGNVYIPYTISNQYSSRERGVILQALQSFSTSTCIRFQQQKRERDYLNIRSLNGCYSFIGRRGGPQDVSLSRSGCVFFGIVQHELIHALGFHHEQNRSDRDRHVRILYENIIRGQEHNFNRVKTNNLKTPYDYNSIMQYGKFAFSRNNQETIRPIPDGNVSIGRATQMSQNDIDRINRLYKCKRFMKKP, from the exons ATGCTGTCGGCCGCTGGAGTCACCTTGCTATTTTCAGCACTTGTTGTAGTGAACTGCTACGTGATTAAA AAAGTTCCATATGAGGAAATTAGGCATGCAAAACACG TGAACATTTCACAGGATGATGAATTTACTCTCTCAACGTTGATTGAAAAAGCAAACAAGAACCTtg GACAAGGCCTGGATGAACCCATCGTGAAGTTTGGGGACATCTCCATCCCCACTGGCTTTCAAAATGCTGATCCTTGCACGAGTCGTGGCTGCAAATGGCAAAAGAAATCTGACGGGAACGTTTACATCCCCTACACCATCTCCAATCAGTATT CATCTCGAGAAAGAGGTGTCATTCTGCAAGCACTGCAGTCCTTTTCTACCTCCACTTGTATCCGCTTCCAACaacagaagagagagagagactaccTGAATATCCGGTCCCTTAACGG CTGTTACTCGTTTATTGGGCGGCGTGGTGGCCCACAGGACGTCTCCTTAAGTCGATCGGGTTGCGTCTTCTTCGGAATTGTGCAGCACGAACTGATTCACGCGCTGGGTTTCCACCACGAGCAGAATCGCAGCGATCGCGACAGACACGTCCGCATCTTGTACGAGAACATCATCCGCG GACAGGAACATAATTTCAATAGGGTTAAAACCAACAATCTGAAGACTCCGTATGATTATAATTCTATCATGCAGTATGGGAA GTTTGCCTTCTCCAGAAATAATCAGGAAACCATCCGCCCGATTCCGGACGGCAACGTATCAATCGGGAGAGCTACCCAAATGAGTCAAAATGACATTGACAGAATCAACAGACTCTACAAATGCA AACGGTTTATGAAAAAACCATGA